A genomic region of Streptomyces diastaticus subsp. diastaticus contains the following coding sequences:
- a CDS encoding GNAT family N-acetyltransferase, which translates to MNMHSLRPVAFDHPDAVQLNDEVQLEYAERYGDDGDATWLDPGMFVPPHGLYLLAYDGRGRPVASGGWRPQDANDEAYSDGDAELKRMFVIREARGHGLARRILAALEEDARAAGRTRMVLETGTKQPEAINLYASSGYAPCAKFGLYRFDELSRCYAKPLNPAAAAARPEPTAVTA; encoded by the coding sequence ATGAACATGCATTCCCTGCGCCCGGTCGCCTTCGACCACCCCGACGCCGTCCAGCTCAACGACGAGGTCCAGCTCGAATACGCCGAGCGGTACGGCGACGACGGCGACGCCACCTGGCTCGACCCGGGCATGTTCGTCCCGCCGCACGGGCTGTACCTGCTCGCCTACGACGGACGGGGCCGCCCGGTGGCCTCCGGCGGCTGGCGCCCCCAGGACGCCAACGACGAGGCGTACTCCGACGGCGACGCCGAGCTGAAGCGCATGTTCGTCATCCGCGAGGCCCGGGGCCACGGCCTGGCCCGGCGCATCCTCGCGGCGCTGGAGGAGGACGCGCGGGCCGCCGGGCGCACCCGCATGGTCCTGGAGACCGGCACGAAGCAGCCCGAGGCGATCAACCTGTACGCCTCCAGTGGCTACGCCCCGTGCGCCAAGTTCGGCCTGTACCGCTTCGACGAGCTGAGCCGCTGCTACGCCAAGCCGCTGAACCCCGCCGCCGCGGCGGCCCGCCCCGAGCCGACCGCCGTCACCGCCTGA
- a CDS encoding alpha/beta fold hydrolase: protein MGTYEVDGVRLAYEEWGPEGGTPVVLVHGHPFDRSLWRAQARRLAGAGCRVVLPDLRGYGESQVVPGRTPFPVFAGDVVALLDHLGIADAVVGGVSMGGQITMEIRRLHPERVRALVLAGTSYPAETEEGRVGRLALAERLLAEGMGGYADEVIGRMLAPYNVEAKPDAAAHVLRMMRGTDPEGAAAALRGRAERADYEATLSAVTEPVLVVVGADDSFTTVADAEAIRRLVPHATLTVIDGAGHLPHLEQPEETGEALVEFVTGVD from the coding sequence ATGGGGACTTACGAGGTCGACGGGGTGCGGCTGGCATACGAGGAGTGGGGGCCGGAGGGCGGGACGCCGGTGGTGCTGGTGCACGGGCACCCCTTCGACCGGAGCCTGTGGCGGGCGCAGGCCCGGCGGCTGGCCGGGGCCGGGTGCCGGGTGGTGCTGCCGGATCTGCGGGGGTACGGGGAGAGCCAGGTGGTGCCGGGGCGCACACCGTTCCCGGTGTTCGCCGGGGACGTGGTCGCCCTACTCGACCACCTGGGCATCGCGGACGCCGTGGTCGGCGGGGTCTCCATGGGCGGCCAGATCACCATGGAGATCCGCCGGCTGCACCCGGAGCGGGTGCGGGCACTGGTGCTGGCCGGCACCTCCTACCCGGCCGAGACCGAGGAAGGCCGGGTGGGCCGGCTCGCGCTGGCCGAGCGGCTGCTCGCGGAGGGGATGGGCGGGTACGCGGACGAGGTGATCGGCAGGATGCTCGCGCCGTACAACGTCGAGGCGAAGCCGGACGCGGCCGCGCACGTGCTCCGCATGATGCGCGGCACCGACCCGGAGGGCGCCGCAGCGGCCCTGCGCGGCCGCGCGGAGCGAGCGGACTACGAGGCGACGCTGTCGGCCGTGACCGAGCCCGTGCTGGTCGTGGTCGGCGCCGACGACTCCTTCACCACGGTCGCGGACGCCGAGGCGATCCGCCGGCTGGTCCCCCACGCCACCCTCACGGTGATCGACGGTGCCGGGCACCTGCCGCACCTGGAGCAGCCCGAGGAGACGGGGGAGGCCCTCGTGGAGTTCGTCACCGGAGTGGACTGA